In Macadamia integrifolia cultivar HAES 741 chromosome 1, SCU_Mint_v3, whole genome shotgun sequence, a single window of DNA contains:
- the LOC122078873 gene encoding probable glutathione S-transferase has translation MAEEVKVLGMWISPFSRRVELALKLKGVSYEYIEEDLANKSPLLLKYNPIHKKIPVLLHNEKTIIESIVILEYIEETWKGYSLLPEDPYQKAIARFWAKFIDEKCWTAVWIACWSEGKEQEKAMEEAWEHLRTLENELKGKKFFGGETIGFVDIAANFIAFWVGVFEEVTGIKLLDEEKLPILCRWIEEFLSCDVVKECLPPRDELIMFFQARKEAITASKSMVYKL, from the exons ATGGCTGAGGAAGTGAAGGTACTGGGCATGTGGATAAGCCCTTTCAGTCGCAGAGTAGAGCTAGCTCTAAAACTGAAAGGTGTCTCTTATGAATACATCGAAGAAGATCTTGCTAACAAGAGTCCTTTGCTTCTCAAATATAACCCAATTCATAAGAAGATCCCTGTGCTCCTACACAACGAAAAGACCATCATTGAATCCATTGTCATACTTGAATACATTGAAGAGACATGGAAAGGCTATAGCTTACTTCCTGAAGATCCTTACCAGAAAGCTATCGCCCGTTTCTGGGCTAAGTTCATAGATGAGAAG TGTTGGACTGCAGTGTGGATAGCTTGCTGGAGTGAAGGGAAGGAGCAAGAGAAAGCCATGGAAGAAGCATGGGAACACCTAAGGACATTGGAAAATGAGCTTAAGGGGAAGAAGTTCTTTGGAGGGGAGACTATTGGATTTGTAGACATTGCAGCAAACTTCATAGCCTTTTGGGTTGGAGTATTTGAGGAAGTAACAGGCATAAAGTTGCTAGATGAAGAGAAACTTCCCATCTTATGCAGATGGATTGAAGAGTTCCTCAGTTGTGATGTTGTGAAGGAATGCTTGCCTCCCAGAGATGAGTTGATCATGTTCTTTCAAGCTCGCAAGGAAGCTATCACTGCATCCAAATCCATGGTTTATAAATTATAA
- the LOC122059143 gene encoding putative disease resistance protein RGA3: MNGEARRRITPHSLPQPSNPNPSLHPPRMASALVSSVLQQLATIIQKEIQQEVRLVTGVEKDINDLSTTFETIQAVLKDAEERQFKDASVQLWLHNLKDVAYDIDDVLDEWNTSILLKSDPQIDDDGVLDAAPRPRVSLFKKVCPRNLFSPCCCCFKQIGLRHDIGHKIKEIKERLDKIAREKNNFGFSGTARTENIDHESGRRRLETSSLVDVNDVFGRDMDREVMISKLLSEGSQQVVVSGVPIISIVGMGGMGKTTLAQFVFNDERVKNHFNKRMWIYVSQSFNRVKIAMHIIREIGGNIVTQGDEITWEDVHRQLTSSVEGKHFLLILDDVWNEDPMQWDPLRFSLKHGSKKSRIIVTTRNERVANMMGMTYVHRLRIMSEQACWSLLTHYAFVGREEEECEKLKEIGMELAKKCKGLPLSAKTLGSLLRFKESKQDWQYVLKSDLWKVV; this comes from the coding sequence ATGAATGGAGAAGCAAGAAGAAGGATCACTCCTCACTCATTACCTCAACCCTCTAACCCAAATCCTTCTCTGCATCCACCAAGGATGGCTTCTGCTCTTGTTTCCAGTGTCCTACAACAATTGGCCACCATCATCCAAAAGGAGATCCAACAAGAGGTACGACTGGTCACTGGTGTGGAAAAGGACATCAATGACCTCTCCACTACTTTTGAAACAATCCAGGCTGTGCTTAAGGATGCTGAAGAGAGGCAATTCAAGGATGCATCAGTGCAGCTTTGGTTACACAATCTGAAAGATGTAGCCTATGATATTGATGATGTTTTGGATGAGTGGAACACATCAATTCTTCTCAAATCTGATCCACAAATAGATGATGATGGAGTACTTGATGCTGCTCCTCGTCCTCGTGTCAGTCTCTTTAAGAAGGTATGTCCTCGCAACTTGTTTTCTCCTTGCTGCTGTTGTTTCAAGCAAATTGGTTTACGACATGACATTGGTCATAAGATAAAGGAGATAAAAGAAAGACTAGATAAGATTGCAagggagaaaaataattttggtTTTAGTGGAACTGCTAGAACTGAAAATATAGATCATGAGTCAGGAAGGAGGAGACTAGAAACTAGCTCCTTAGTTGATGTCAATGATGTTTTTGGTCGTGATATGGATAGAGAAGTCATGATTAGCAAGTTGCTAAGCGAGGGCAGTCAACAAGTTGTGGTTTCTGGAGTCCCCATCATCTCCATTGTGGGTATGGGAGGTATGGGCAAAACCACCCTTGCCCAATTTGTGTTCAATGATGAGAGGGTGAAGAACCATTTTAATAAGAGAATGTGGATATATGTGTCTCAATCTTTTAATAGAGTAAAGATTGCAATGCATATTATTAGAGAAATTGGTGGGAACATTGTCACCCAAGGCGATGAGATCACATGGGAAGATGTTCATCGTCAATTAACTAGTTCTGTTGAGGGAAAACATTTTTTGCTCATTCTAGACGATGTTTGGAATGAAGATCCTATGCAGTGGGATCCATTGAGGTTTTCTCTCAAACATGGTTCTAAAAAAAGTAGAATCATTGTCACAACACGCAACGAGAGGGTTGCCAACATGATGGGTATGACATATGTCCATAGATTAAGAATAATGTCTGAGCAAGCTTGTTGGTCATTGTTGACACATTATGCCTTTgttggaagggaagaagaagagtgtgAGAAATTGAAAGAAATTGGTATGGAACTGGCAAAGAAGTGTAAGGGATTGCCTCTTTCGGCAAAGACTTTAGGTAGTCTTTTGCGCTTCAAAGAGTCAAAACAGGATTGGCAATATGTGTTAAAAAGTGATTTATGGAAGGTTGTATAA
- the LOC122079219 gene encoding putative disease resistance protein RGA3, with the protein MDRETIVSKLLSEGSQQVVVSGVPIISIVGMGRMGKTTLAQVAFNDERLKNHFNKRIWIYVSQSLDKVKVAMHIIRQIGGNIVTQGEEITWQDVHSQLNSAMEGKHFLLVLDDVWNEDPMQWDPLKFSLKYGSHGSRILVTTCNERIAEMMGTAYVHRLGIMSDEACWSLLRHYAFVGRREEACEKLREIGMELAKKCKGLPLSAKTLGSLLLFKESKQDWQSVLDSDLWRVVSTDDKPMLPTLLLSYNDLPSHLKQCFAYCSLTPKGYTINKAVTIAAWMAQGFLSDSLATSGEDLIRVGDEYFNNLVMRSFFQKDVKNSSGKYQIFGMHDVVYDFAKSLVKNECFTLMVKDTTDAQEFNFRKARHLYLSIEEIHTIPPFIYEAKKLSTLKIYGQIPSVSSELFHHLTCLRTLDLTNTYVEELPNEIEKLIHLRYLSLIRARFRELSKTVTSLYNLQVLDLSGCSILCKLPEGIRRLINLTRLDLTECHQLSYLSEGIGRLSKLCNLSDFIIGGVKRGGCMIGELKDLNFLKGSLNIIGLGRVQDGNEATMACLNDKQHLRALCFYFNQYIGVSRVDENVFDEEDENKEKEEEEEVEDGEGKIEEAVIDGEGKTKEEVDEESYFSRRMEDVLESLRPHPNLEKLAIYDYPGDVLPNWMGTHADFKAFSNLVFLGLNGCMKCKQLPPTLGKLPSLETLVLVGMNKVKFMGIEFFGIDGATTTNDDGGVDTLLLLFPKLKVFQLGGMQKLEEWNVSVQKEDGKQFIFMPCLHYLVLIDLPKLRSFPQHLTLRKLFIWGCPKLIWMPSSPSSHLPFLHVEELILKKDAGLFSKSLVSNNHLFLPKLKLLRVRQSPYSLLPQGLKQLTSLEILDIRTCSKIKSIPEGELQHLTSLQELTIMRCPALRRRCQKRNRGRLEQDIPHPKNLHQRRQDQMRSNFHNNRSRVNKQESDRTQTHLILKR; encoded by the exons ATGGATAGAGAAACCATAGTAAGCAAGTTGTTAAGTGAGGGAAGTCAACAAGTGGTGGTATCGGGAGTCCCTATCATATCCATTGTAGGTATGGGACGTATGGGCAAAACTACCCTTGCCCAAGTTGCATTCAATGATGAGAGGCTGAAGAACCATTTTAACAAGAGAATATGGATATATGTGTCTCAATCTCTTGATAAAGTAAAGGTTGCCATGCATATTATTAGACAAATTGGTGGAAACATTGTAACCCAAGGTGAAGAAATCACATGGCAAGATGTGCATAGTCAATTGAATAGTGCTATGGAGGGAAAACATTTCCTTCTTGTGTTAGATGATGTTTGGAATGAAGATCCTATGCAATGGGATCCattgaagttttctctcaaATACGGTTCTCATGGAAGTAGAATACTTGTGACAACATGCAATGAGAGGATTGCAGAAATGATGGGTACGGCATATGTCCATAGATTAGGAATAATGTCTGATGAAGCATGTTGGTCATTATTGAGACATTATGCCTTTGttggaaggagagaagaagcaTGTGAGAAGTTGAGAGAAATTGGCATGGAACTTGCAAAGAAGTGCAAGGGATTGCCTCTTTCGGCAAAGACTTTAGGAAGTCTTTTGCTCTTCAAAGAGTCAAAACAGGATTGGCAATCTGTGTTGGACAGTGATTTATGGAGGGTTGTATCAACTGATGATAAACCAATGTTGCCGACTCTATTACTAAGCTATAATGATTTACCCTCTCATTTGAAACAATGCTTTGCATATTGTTCTCTCACCCCGAAAGGTTATACCATTAACAAAGCAGTCACAATTGCAGCATGGATGGCACAAGGCTTTCTTAGCGATAGCTTGGCAACAAGTGGTGAAGATTTGATTAGAGTGGGTGATGAGTACTTCAATAATTTGGTCATGCGTTCGTTTTTTCAGAAGGATGTTAAGAATTCAAGTGGAAAATACCAAATTTTTGGTATGCATGATGTTGTCTATGATTTTGCAAAATCCCTTGTAAAGAATGAATGCTTTACTTTGATGGTTAAAGATACGACTGATGCTCAGGAATTTAACTTTAGAAAAGCCCGTCATTTATATCTATCAATAGAAGAGATACACACGATTCCTCCTTTTATTTACGAGGCAAAGAAACTGTCCACTCTTAAAATTTATGGACAGATTCCTTCAGTTTCTTCTGAGTTATTTCATCACTTAACATGTCTGAGGACATTAGATTTGACTAATACTTACGTTGAAGAGCTTCCAAATGAGATCGAAAAGTTGATACATCTGAGATATCTATCCCTGATCCGTGCAAGGTTTAGAGAATTATCCAAAACAGTGACTAGTTTGTACAATTTGCAAGTATTAGACCTTAGCGGATGTAGTATTCTTTGTAAACTACCTGAAGGGATTAGGAGATTGATCAATTTGACACGTCTTGATTTGACAGAATGTCACCAACTAAGTTACTTATCGGAAGGAATTGGGAGATTAAGCAAACTGTGTAATTTGTCAGACTTTATTATTGGTGGGGTGAAGAGAGGAGGATGTATGATTGGAGAATTGAAAGATCTCAACTTCCTTAAAGGTTCTCTAAATATAATAGGTTTGGGGAGAGTGCAAGATGGAAATGAGGCTACGATGGCATGCTTGAATGATAAGCAACACCTTCGTGCTctgtgtttctattttaatcAATATATAGGTGTTTCACGAGTTGATGAAAACGTctttgatgaagaagatgaaaacaaagaaaaagaagaagaagaagaagtagaagatggGGAAGGTAAAATAGAAGAAGCTGTTATTGATGGAGAAgggaaaacaaaagaagaagttGATGAAGAAAGTTATTTTTCGAGGAGGATGGAAGATGTGCTGGAAAGTCTCCGACCACATCCGAACCTTGAGAAACTAGCAATTTATGATTACCCTGGTGATGTGTTGCCAAATTGGATGGGTACCCATGCGGATTTCAAGGCTTTTTCTAATCTAGTTTTCTTGGGACTCAACGGGTGCATGAAGTGTAAGCAATTGCCTCCAACTCTTGGGAAACTACCATCCCTTGAAACCCTTGTATTAGTTGGAATGAATAAGGTAAAATTCATGGGTATTGAGTTTTTTGGAATCGATGGTGCCACAACAACAAATGACGACGGTGGGGTTgacacattattattattattcccaaAGTTGAAAGTATTTCAACTAGGTGGGATGCAGAAATTGGAGGAGTGGAATGTAAGTGTACAAAAAGAAGATGGGAAACAATTCATCTTTATGCCGTGTCTCCACTATCTTGTTCTTATTGATTTGCCCAAGTTGAGGTCGTTTCCACAGCACCTTACCCTGAGGAAATTGTTTATATGGGGTTGTCCCAAGTTGATTTGGATgccatcatctccatcttccCATCTCCCTTTTCTACACGTTGAGGAGTTGATTTTAAAGAAGGATGCAGGTTTATTTTCAAAGTCATTAGTATCAAACAACCACTTGTTTCTCCCTAAGCTAAAGTTGTTGCGTGTGAGACAATCACCTTACTCGTTGTTACCCCAAGGTTTAAAGCAACTCACATCACTTGAGATTCTGGATATCCGAACATGTTCTAAGATCAAGTCAATACCTGAGGGAGAGTTGCAGCATCTCACTTCACTCCAAGAGTTGACGATCATGAGGTGCCCTGCCTTGAGACGACGTTGCCAAAAAAGAAATAGGGGAAGATTGGAGCAAGATATCCCACATCCCAAAAATCTTCATCAACGGCGACAAGATCAAATGAGAAGCAACTTCCACAACAACAGATCAAGAGTGAATAAACAAGAATCGGACAGGACACAAACACACCTCATACTTAAAAG atga
- the LOC122079225 gene encoding putative disease resistance protein At3g14460 — translation MHDVVYDFAKSLVENECFNLTVKDTNAQEFNIRKARHLCLSIEEIQTVPSFIYKAKKLRTLKIYGHIPSVSSELFNHFTCLRTLKLGGTYLEELPNEIEKLIHLRYLHLCAARFRELPETMTSLYNLRTLDLGGCNNLCKLPEGFGRLVNLVELELTECRQLSYLPKGIVRLSKLCHLSDFIIGGVDRGGCMIGELKDLNFLKGPLKIIGLGRVENGNEAKMACLKNKQHLRALYFFFNQYTGVSWVDEDVDDVEGEKEEEKEEEEEVVNGEGKTEEVEQEVDGGDMLSRRMEDVLECLLPHPNIEKLIIDDYPGVVFPSWLGSHADYMIFVNLVFLELRWCRKCKQLPPTLGKLPSLETLVIGGMDKVKFMDVGFFAINGASTSDHGGVDTIFPKLKVFFLGLMKNLEEWDVRVQEEHVKQIIFMPCLQYLFLGGLPKLRSFPQILTQTTSLRKLFIWDCPNLNWIPSSPSSHLPFYTLRS, via the coding sequence ATGCATGATGTTGTCTATGATTTTGCAAAATCCCTTGTAGAGAATGAATGCTTTAATTTGACAGTTAAAGATACTAATGCTCAGGAATTTAATATTAGAAAAGCCCGTCATTTATGTCTATCAATAGAAGAGATACAAACAGTTCCTTCTTTCATTTACAAGGCAAAGAAACTGCGCACTCTTAAAATCTATGGACATATTCCTTCAGTTTCTTCTGAGTTATTTAATCATTTTACATGTTTGAGGACACTAAAATTAGGTGGTACTTACCTTGAAGAGCTTCCAAATGAGATAGAAAAGTTGATACATCTAAGGTACCTTCACTTGTGCGCTGCAAGGTTTAGAGAACTACCTGAAACTATGACTAGTCTGTACAATTTGCGAACTTTAGACCTTGGTGGATGCAATAATCTTTGTAAACTACCTGAagggtttgggagattggtcAATTTAGTAGAACTTGAGTTGACAGAATGTCGCCAACTAAGTTACTTACCAAAAGGAATTGTGAGATTAAGCAAACTGTGTCATTTGTCAGACTTCATTATTGGTGGGGTGGATAGAGGAGGATGTATGATTGGAGAATTGAAAGATCTCAACTTCCTCAAAGGTCCTCTAAAGATAATAGGTTTGGGGAGAGTGGAAAATGGAAATGAGGCTAAGATGGCATGTTTGAAGAATAAGCAACACCTTCGTgctttgtatttcttttttaatcaataTACAGGTGTTTCATGGGTTGATGAGGATGTTGATGAtgtagaaggagaaaaagaagaagaaaaagaagaagaagaagaagtcgtCAATGGAGAAGGTAAAACAGAAGAAGTAGAACAAGAAGTTGATGGAGGAGATATGTTGTCGAGGAGGATGGAGGATGTGCTGGAATGTCTCCTACCACATCCAAACATTGAGAAACTAATAATTGATGATTACCCTGGTGTTGTGTTCCCCAGTTGGTTAGGTAGTCATGCAGATTACATGATTTTCGTCAATTTGGTTTTCTTGGAACTACGTTGGTGCAGGAAGTGTAAACAATTGCCTCCGACTCTAGGGAAACTACCATCCCTTGAAACCCTTGTAATAGGAGGAATGGATAAGGTGAAATTCATGGATGTTGGGTTTTTTGCAATCAATGGTGCTTCAACAAGTGACCATGGTGGGGTTGACACAATATTCCCCAAGTTGAAAgtgttttttttgggtttgatgAAGAATTTGGAGGAGTGGGATGTGAGAGTACAGGAAGAACATGTGAAACAAATCATCTTTATGCCGTGTCTCCAGTATCTTTTTCTTGGTGGATTGCCCAAGTTAAGGTCATTTCCACAAATCCTTACCCAGACTACATCTCTGAGGAAATTGTTCATATGGGACTGTCCAAATTTGAATTGGattccatcatctccatcttccCATCTTCCTTTCTACACATTGAGGAGTTGA